Proteins co-encoded in one Quercus robur chromosome 8, dhQueRobu3.1, whole genome shotgun sequence genomic window:
- the LOC126695022 gene encoding probable hexosyltransferase MUCI70 isoform X2, translating into MLLSSSREKERLLPLICRYVGRRRVAMLLLVVLALLVFVFGSFTVNKESNISLHIGSMTPYRSDFPVFSNSLEVENSLGDKNSSGQNSSGGNDQSRSLSIPPPATIATLRDVIRSTPQLGHQCENFTRPPPPPPSSKKIGPRPCEVCYLPVEDAIASMPSSPSKSPVLRNLTYVHDENPIKTETHGGSDFGGYPSMKQRNESFDIKESMTVHCGFVKGSKPGDQSGFDIDEADLMELEQFHEVIVASAIFGNYDNIQQPRNISEAARKNIPFYMFIDEKTEAVMKNSSDLDSSKKFGFWRIIVVRNIPYSDPRRNGKVPKLLLHRIFPNVRYSIWIDGKLQLVVDPYQILERFLWRENANIAISRHYKRYDVFVEAEANKNAGKFDNASIDYQIDFYRREENLTAYNESKLPITSDVPEGCVIVKEHIPITNLFTCLWFNEVDRFTPRDQLSFSTVRDKIMSKVSWSINMFEDCERRNFVIQDYHKGVTKPPPRPRPPPRPRPVGPVIRHPPRPRPVGPVIRHPPPLPRSIPVVRSPVKKSIRRKGERRSGQKRHRKVIAGSRDNNSF; encoded by the exons ATGCTTCTTTCTAGTTCAAGGGAGAAGGAAAGGCTTCTTCCCTTAATTTGTCGATATGTTGGTCGAAGGAGGGTTGCAATGCTCCTCTTGGTTGTCCTTGctcttttggtttttgtatttggttCCTTTACGGTTAATAAAG AATCAAATATCTCTTTACATATTGGAAGCATGACGCCTTATCGGTCAGATTTTCCTGTATTTTCAAATTCACTGGAAGTAGAAAATAGCCTTGGGGATAAAAATTCTTCTGGACAGAACTCTTCGGGAGGAAATGATCAAAGCAGATCCCTGTCAATTCCTCCTCCTGCTACTATTGCAACACTTAGAGATGTTATAAGGTCTACCCCTCAATTGGGCCATCAATGTGAAAATTTTACACGTCCTCCTCCCCCGCCTCCTAGTAGTAAAAAGATCGGACCACGCC CATGTGAAGTATGTTACCTTCCTGTTGAGGACGCTATAGCTAGCATGCCGAGCTCTCCATCAAAATCACCAGTGCTTCGGAATTTGACATATGTTCATGATGAAAATCCTATTAAAACTGAGACTCATGGAGGCTCTGACTTTGGTGGATATCCTTCTATGAAGCAGAGGAATGAATCTTTTGATATAAAAGAGTCAATGACAGTGCACTGTGG ATTTGTAAAAGGAAGCAAACCTGGTGACCAGAGTGGATTTGATATTGATGAAGCTGATCTTATGGAGCTGGAGCAGTTCCATGAGGTTATTGTTGCATCAGCCATTTTTG GAAACTATGACAATATCCAACAGCCCAGGAACATTAGTGAAGCAGCAAGGAAAAATATtcctttttatatgtttattgaTGAAAAGACAGAAGCTGTTATGAAGAATTCTAGTGACTTGGACAGCAGTAAGAAGTTTGGATTTTGGAGAATCATTGTTGTTCGTAATATTCCATACAGTGATCCAAGACGTAATGGAAAG GTTCCAAAGCTTCTATTGCATAGGATCTTCCCCAATGTGCGGTACTCTATATGGATTGATGGAAAGCTCCAGCTTGTTGTGGATCCATATCAAATTCTTGAGAG GTTCTTGTGGCGTGAAAATGCTAATATCGCCATCTCAAGACACTATAAACGCTATGATGTGTTTGTAGAGGCTGAAGCAAATAAAAATGCTGGGAAATTCGACAATGCCTCCATTGACTACCAGATCGATTTTTATAGAAGGGAGGAGAATTTAACAGCATATAATGAGTCTAAGCTTCCGATTACTAGTG ATGTTCCTGAAGGTTGCGTCATTGTAAAGGAGCACATTCCCATCACAAATCTTTTTACCTGTCTATGGTTCAATGAAGTTGATCGTTTTACTCCTAGGGATCAGTTAAGCTTTTCCACTGTTAGAGACAAAATAATGTCAAAAGTTAGTTGGAGCATCAATATGTTCGAGGATTGTGAAAGACGTAACTTTGTGATACAG GATTACCACAAAGGTGTAACAAAGCCCCCCCCCAGGCCTCGTCCCCCCCCCAGGCCTCGTCCAGTTGGTCCAGTTATCCGTCATCCACCAAGGCCTCGTCCAGTTGGTCCAGTTATCCGTCATCCACCACCTTTGCCTCGTTCTATTCCAGTTGTAAGGTCTCCAGTGAAGAAGAGCATTAGGCGAAAAGGAGAGAGGAGATCTGGTCAGAAGCGTCATCGTAAAGTTATTGCTGGTAGTAGAgataacaattcattttag
- the LOC126695022 gene encoding probable hexosyltransferase MUCI70 isoform X1, with product MTGGSLGLRTSSYGSLQQQFQNGFLQATQASPVLVRKPSKMLLSSSREKERLLPLICRYVGRRRVAMLLLVVLALLVFVFGSFTVNKESNISLHIGSMTPYRSDFPVFSNSLEVENSLGDKNSSGQNSSGGNDQSRSLSIPPPATIATLRDVIRSTPQLGHQCENFTRPPPPPPSSKKIGPRPCEVCYLPVEDAIASMPSSPSKSPVLRNLTYVHDENPIKTETHGGSDFGGYPSMKQRNESFDIKESMTVHCGFVKGSKPGDQSGFDIDEADLMELEQFHEVIVASAIFGNYDNIQQPRNISEAARKNIPFYMFIDEKTEAVMKNSSDLDSSKKFGFWRIIVVRNIPYSDPRRNGKVPKLLLHRIFPNVRYSIWIDGKLQLVVDPYQILERFLWRENANIAISRHYKRYDVFVEAEANKNAGKFDNASIDYQIDFYRREENLTAYNESKLPITSDVPEGCVIVKEHIPITNLFTCLWFNEVDRFTPRDQLSFSTVRDKIMSKVSWSINMFEDCERRNFVIQDYHKGVTKPPPRPRPPPRPRPVGPVIRHPPRPRPVGPVIRHPPPLPRSIPVVRSPVKKSIRRKGERRSGQKRHRKVIAGSRDNNSF from the exons ATGACTGGAGGGTCATTGGGTTTACGTACTTCGAGTTATGGTTCTCTGCAACAACAGTTTCAGAATGGTTTCTTGCAGGCTACTCAGGCATCACCGGTACTTGTGCGAAAGCCTTCAAAGATGCTTCTTTCTAGTTCAAGGGAGAAGGAAAGGCTTCTTCCCTTAATTTGTCGATATGTTGGTCGAAGGAGGGTTGCAATGCTCCTCTTGGTTGTCCTTGctcttttggtttttgtatttggttCCTTTACGGTTAATAAAG AATCAAATATCTCTTTACATATTGGAAGCATGACGCCTTATCGGTCAGATTTTCCTGTATTTTCAAATTCACTGGAAGTAGAAAATAGCCTTGGGGATAAAAATTCTTCTGGACAGAACTCTTCGGGAGGAAATGATCAAAGCAGATCCCTGTCAATTCCTCCTCCTGCTACTATTGCAACACTTAGAGATGTTATAAGGTCTACCCCTCAATTGGGCCATCAATGTGAAAATTTTACACGTCCTCCTCCCCCGCCTCCTAGTAGTAAAAAGATCGGACCACGCC CATGTGAAGTATGTTACCTTCCTGTTGAGGACGCTATAGCTAGCATGCCGAGCTCTCCATCAAAATCACCAGTGCTTCGGAATTTGACATATGTTCATGATGAAAATCCTATTAAAACTGAGACTCATGGAGGCTCTGACTTTGGTGGATATCCTTCTATGAAGCAGAGGAATGAATCTTTTGATATAAAAGAGTCAATGACAGTGCACTGTGG ATTTGTAAAAGGAAGCAAACCTGGTGACCAGAGTGGATTTGATATTGATGAAGCTGATCTTATGGAGCTGGAGCAGTTCCATGAGGTTATTGTTGCATCAGCCATTTTTG GAAACTATGACAATATCCAACAGCCCAGGAACATTAGTGAAGCAGCAAGGAAAAATATtcctttttatatgtttattgaTGAAAAGACAGAAGCTGTTATGAAGAATTCTAGTGACTTGGACAGCAGTAAGAAGTTTGGATTTTGGAGAATCATTGTTGTTCGTAATATTCCATACAGTGATCCAAGACGTAATGGAAAG GTTCCAAAGCTTCTATTGCATAGGATCTTCCCCAATGTGCGGTACTCTATATGGATTGATGGAAAGCTCCAGCTTGTTGTGGATCCATATCAAATTCTTGAGAG GTTCTTGTGGCGTGAAAATGCTAATATCGCCATCTCAAGACACTATAAACGCTATGATGTGTTTGTAGAGGCTGAAGCAAATAAAAATGCTGGGAAATTCGACAATGCCTCCATTGACTACCAGATCGATTTTTATAGAAGGGAGGAGAATTTAACAGCATATAATGAGTCTAAGCTTCCGATTACTAGTG ATGTTCCTGAAGGTTGCGTCATTGTAAAGGAGCACATTCCCATCACAAATCTTTTTACCTGTCTATGGTTCAATGAAGTTGATCGTTTTACTCCTAGGGATCAGTTAAGCTTTTCCACTGTTAGAGACAAAATAATGTCAAAAGTTAGTTGGAGCATCAATATGTTCGAGGATTGTGAAAGACGTAACTTTGTGATACAG GATTACCACAAAGGTGTAACAAAGCCCCCCCCCAGGCCTCGTCCCCCCCCCAGGCCTCGTCCAGTTGGTCCAGTTATCCGTCATCCACCAAGGCCTCGTCCAGTTGGTCCAGTTATCCGTCATCCACCACCTTTGCCTCGTTCTATTCCAGTTGTAAGGTCTCCAGTGAAGAAGAGCATTAGGCGAAAAGGAGAGAGGAGATCTGGTCAGAAGCGTCATCGTAAAGTTATTGCTGGTAGTAGAgataacaattcattttag